The Kineococcus rhizosphaerae sequence GCGGTCCCCGGCAGCCTCGGCGGCGCGCTCGAGCGCCACCGCGGCGGGCTCCTGGCGCAGGAGCTCGTAGCCGCGGGAACGTTCGAGGGCACGCACCTGGTCCACCAGGTGCGTGACCCCCGGGGCGAGCCGCATCACCTGGGGGTCATCGGCCCGCGGGCGTCCGGGCTTGAGCCGGTTCACCCCACCGGCGTCACCACCGCGCGTGGACGTGCTCGGCGACGAGCTCGCGGTAGACCTCCTCCACGGCGTCGAGCTGGGCGGTGGTGGGGGCGGGCAGGTCGGCGGCCGCGGCGTTCGCGCGGGCCTGGTCGGCCGAGCGCGCACCGGGGATGACGACGCTGACGCCGGGCTGCTCGACGATCCAGCGCAGCGTGAACGCGGCCAGCGGCGCGTCGCCCGCCACCGCGGCGAGGCGGCGCGCGGCCGCGACCCCGGCGTCGAGGGGGACCCCGGCGAAGGTCTCGCCGACGTCGAAGGACTCGCCGTGGCGGTTGAAGTTCCGGTGGTCGTCGGCGGCGAACGTGGTGTTCTCGTCGATCTTGCCGGTCAGCAGGCCCGAGGCGAGCGGGACCCGCACGACGACACCGACCCCGGCCTCGGCCGCCGCGGGCAGGAACTCGGTGACGGGCTTGAGCCGCAGCGGGTTGAGGATGATCTGGACGCTGGCGACGTTCGGCCGGGCCACGGCGGCCAGGCCCTCGGCGACCGTCTCGACCGAGACGCCGTAGGCGCGGGTGCGCCCCTCGGCGACGAGGGTGTCCAGGGCGTCGAAGACGGCCTCGGTGTGCAGAACCTCCGGCGGCGGGCAGTGCAGCTGGACGAGGTCGAGGGTGTCGACGCCGAGGTTCTCGCGGCTGCGGTCGTTCCAGGCGCGGAAGGCGTCGAGGGTGTAGGCCCCGGCGACGTGCGGGTCGGCGCGCCGGCCCATCTTCGTCGCCACGAACGTCCCGTCGCCGGCGGTGGGCAGGAAGCGGCCCAGGAGCCGTTCGCTGCGCCCGTCGCCGTACACGTCGGCGGTGTCGAAGAACGTCACCCCCGCCTCGGCGGCGGCCTGCAACGTCGCCAGCGCGTCGTCCTCGTCCACCGAGCCCCAGCTGCCGCCGATCTGCCAGCAGCCCATCCCGATCACCCCGACGGCGCGACCCGTCCTGCCCAGCGTCCTCGTCTGCACACCCCGACCCTACGAGTCCCGCGCCCAGCGCACGAGCGCGGGCACCACGCGGTCGGCGAAGTCGGCGTAGTCGTCGAGGGTGTTGTAGGCGTGGGCGGACAGCCGCACGAAACCCTCGCCGTCGAAGGCCGTGAACGCGGCCTCGACGTCGAACCCGTCCAGCACGCGGTCGCGGACGGCGTTCGGGCCCCCCTGCCCCAGCCCGAGCCGGCCGGGCAGGCGCACGAGCCGGAACGGGACCGCGGGGGTCCCGACGTCGACGCGGTGGTCCTCGCCGGTGAGTTCGGCGAACGCCTCTGCGACGAGCCCGGCACCGCGCTGGACGAGGTCGGCGGCGTCGTCGCGCACGACCTTCCAGCCGATCTCGGACTCGACGGCGTCGAGCGCGTCGGGTGCGGCGAGCCAGCTCGTGAAGTCCAGCGTCCCCTGCTGGTCGAAGCTCGCGGGGAAGGGTTCGCCCGCACCCCAGGAGTCGATGAGCGGCTGCAGCTCGTCGCGGACCGGCCCCCGGGCCACGAGGACCCCCGACCCCCGGGGGGCGCAGCCGAACTTGTGCAGGTTCCCGACCCAGACGTCGCAGTCCAGGCCGGCCAGCGGCTCGGCGAGCATGAGCGGGACGTGTGCGCCGTCGACCAGGACGCGGATGCCGCGGTCGCGGGCCGCCGCGCCCACGAGGTCGACGGGCAGGAACCGCCCGGTCGGGGACGTGACGTGGTCGACGACGACGAGGGTCGTGCGCTCGGAGAACTGCGCCGTGATCGCGTGCGCGGCCTCGGCCGGGTCCGCGGCGAGCGGGACGTGCGCCGTGCGGACCGTGCACCCCCAGCGACGCGCGAACCGCTGCGCCCCCATCGTCACGGCGCCGTAGCCGTGGTCGGTGACGACGACCTCGTCGCCGGGCTCGGCGCGCAGCGAGGCGAAGACGACGCTCGCCCCGGCGCTGGCGTTCGGGACGAACGCGAGGTCGTCACCGGAAACTCCCAGGTAGGGGGCGACCCGGTGGCGGGCTTCGCGGATCCGTTGCGGCACACCGACGAACCACTTCACCGG is a genomic window containing:
- a CDS encoding aldo/keto reductase; the protein is MQTRTLGRTGRAVGVIGMGCWQIGGSWGSVDEDDALATLQAAAEAGVTFFDTADVYGDGRSERLLGRFLPTAGDGTFVATKMGRRADPHVAGAYTLDAFRAWNDRSRENLGVDTLDLVQLHCPPPEVLHTEAVFDALDTLVAEGRTRAYGVSVETVAEGLAAVARPNVASVQIILNPLRLKPVTEFLPAAAEAGVGVVVRVPLASGLLTGKIDENTTFAADDHRNFNRHGESFDVGETFAGVPLDAGVAAARRLAAVAGDAPLAAFTLRWIVEQPGVSVVIPGARSADQARANAAAADLPAPTTAQLDAVEEVYRELVAEHVHARW
- a CDS encoding aminotransferase class V-fold PLP-dependent enzyme, whose protein sequence is MSRRATRDWLTAAMVLTWGLDPAVRHLNHGSFGAVPTAALAAQSRYRDLMEGAPVKWFVGVPQRIREARHRVAPYLGVSGDDLAFVPNASAGASVVFASLRAEPGDEVVVTDHGYGAVTMGAQRFARRWGCTVRTAHVPLAADPAEAAHAITAQFSERTTLVVVDHVTSPTGRFLPVDLVGAAARDRGIRVLVDGAHVPLMLAEPLAGLDCDVWVGNLHKFGCAPRGSGVLVARGPVRDELQPLIDSWGAGEPFPASFDQQGTLDFTSWLAAPDALDAVESEIGWKVVRDDAADLVQRGAGLVAEAFAELTGEDHRVDVGTPAVPFRLVRLPGRLGLGQGGPNAVRDRVLDGFDVEAAFTAFDGEGFVRLSAHAYNTLDDYADFADRVVPALVRWARDS